The proteins below are encoded in one region of Magnetococcales bacterium:
- a CDS encoding DUF4351 domain-containing protein, translating to MIRRKEGGWTNEQRLLLADGLRDLDTDQILAELKITESLNEDALSQITVYDTMYPEAARLDRHQLRSVVISSITPQREFLERFAFKPVGLSGVYESKPLWGGVIRLILLNELADEAQNAPLKCFASRQDERKKAFETVKRVGLFKLSVSFGRIVVGLWRLLMKGSFNSPEMEGITPEYVSQLGKEWLDWLVDVTPDEELFSLPKFGHRLVQEHQEGRQEGRQEGHQEGRQEEAATLFLLLLEGKFGELSSSIREKVFATERSLLEKWSLRLLKANSLEEIFDT from the coding sequence TTGATTCGACGAAAGGAAGGTGGCTGGACAAATGAACAGCGTTTACTCCTGGCGGACGGACTACGGGATCTCGATACAGACCAAATTCTGGCCGAATTGAAAATCACTGAAAGCCTGAATGAAGATGCTCTGTCCCAAATCACGGTGTACGACACCATGTATCCGGAAGCCGCACGTTTGGATCGCCATCAATTGCGAAGCGTCGTCATCAGCTCCATCACTCCTCAACGGGAGTTCCTTGAGCGATTTGCCTTCAAACCCGTTGGACTGAGTGGCGTTTATGAAAGCAAGCCACTTTGGGGCGGTGTCATCCGTCTGATTCTACTAAACGAGCTGGCGGATGAGGCCCAAAACGCCCCTTTGAAGTGCTTTGCCAGTCGTCAGGATGAGCGAAAAAAAGCGTTCGAAACAGTCAAACGTGTGGGGTTATTTAAGCTCTCTGTTTCATTTGGTCGGATCGTTGTCGGCTTGTGGAGGTTGCTCATGAAGGGTTCATTTAATAGCCCGGAAATGGAAGGGATTACGCCCGAGTACGTTTCCCAGCTTGGGAAGGAGTGGCTTGACTGGTTGGTAGACGTAACGCCTGATGAGGAGCTTTTTTCCCTACCCAAGTTCGGGCATCGGCTGGTGCAAGAACATCAAGAAGGCCGCCAGGAAGGCCGCCAGGAAGGCCACCAGGAAGGCCGCCAGGAGGAGGCTGCCACGCTCTTTCTGCTGCTGCTGGAGGGCAAGTTTGGCGAGTTGTCCAGCTCGATCCGGGAGAAGGTTTTCGCCACGGAACGTTCCCTGTTGGAAAAGTGGAGCCTGCGCCTCCTGAAGGCCAACTCTTTGGAAGAAATTTTCGACACATGA